One Chitinophaga varians DNA window includes the following coding sequences:
- a CDS encoding transcription termination/antitermination NusG family protein, translating to MFNVQPLAWYAVYTRAKCEKKVADLFTRKKVEHYYPVKHLVGARRIVEAPLFPSYVFVRIPESRSWVVRETDNVVNFVHWLEQPAIIPDHEIALIRHFLRDYEDVSVERFPIPTDRERVHASGGKIIQLSGDHVKVELNSLGCMLVAKVSSREISAITGSKAVNGPHY from the coding sequence ATGTTTAATGTTCAACCATTAGCCTGGTATGCGGTATATACCAGGGCCAAATGCGAAAAAAAAGTCGCTGACCTGTTCACCCGTAAAAAAGTAGAACACTATTATCCAGTCAAACACTTAGTGGGTGCGCGCAGGATCGTTGAGGCCCCGCTCTTTCCTTCCTACGTATTTGTGCGTATTCCGGAAAGCAGGAGCTGGGTGGTACGTGAAACAGATAACGTGGTGAACTTCGTGCACTGGCTGGAACAACCAGCCATTATACCAGACCATGAAATTGCATTGATAAGGCATTTTCTGCGTGACTACGAAGATGTATCTGTGGAAAGATTTCCCATTCCGACAGACAGGGAGAGGGTACATGCTTCCGGCGGAAAGATCATACAACTCAGCGGTGACCATGTGAAAGTGGAGCTGAACAGCCTGGGTTGCATGCTCGTAGCTAAAGTATCATCGAGAGAAATATCGGCGATTACCGGCAGCAAAGCGGTAAACGGACCTCATTACTGA